The genomic region CATCATCTTGTTGCCGCCCGTCCGGATCTTGGCGCTCCACTCCGGCTTGAAGAGCCAGTCGTGCCCGTACTGGCGCGCATAGTCGTAGAACTCCATCTCGACCGGGCTCTTGGCCTCCGCCCCCTTGCGCAGCTGGAAGCGCAGCTGCTGCCCGTAGTGCAGGTAGCCGGTGCGGCGGTGCCAGTCCTCGACGCTCCAGCCTTCGAGCAACATCTCCACCTGCGGGTGGAGCCGCTCGGGGTTCCAGACGAGGTAGTGCTCCCCCTGCTGGCGGCCCTGGTCGCCCGTGGGGAAGCGCTCGATGATGTAGCCCCCGTTGGGCGCCTTGAGCGAGAGCAGCAGGTTGGTGCCCGCGAAGTCCACCTCGACGTCAGGGCTGCGGCGCTCGTACAGCAGCTCACCCTTCTCGCTGCGCGTGGCCGCCAGCAGCACCGCGGCGTCGACCTCGGCCACTCCGTAGCCGTGCAGCATGGACATGTGTGTGCCGTGCCGCTCGCACACGTCGCGCAGCGCGTTCTCGAGCGAGCGTGGCGTGGTGTAGCCCCCCACCCCGCACAGGATGGAGTCCGGCATGGGATGCCCACCGCCCGCGTGCTTGAACAGCAGGTGGGCCAAGAAGAGCGTCTGTCCGAGCAGCATCACGGGGAGGCCCTCCTCGTGCGCCAGGTGCAGGGCACGCGAGGCCGTCGTGTAGCTGAGGTAGGAGTCCACCGTCACGCCGAAGTCGAAGCTGCCGATGTGCGCCGGATACGTGTTGATCACGATGGGCATGCGGTCGCCGAACGTGGCGACCAGCCCCGGCCAGCGCGCCTTGATCAGCCCAAGCAAGTTGCCGCCCTTCTGGGTGATTCGGAAGCCGTGGGGATCGCGGTTGGTGCTGCCCGAGGAGTACGAGAGCACGTCGCCGGCGGAGATGGTGGGCTTGGGTCGGGTCATGGAAAAGCGGGGGGGAGTCGAGGGCGGCGATGGCGATTGCTTGACCGAGCGATCAAGACCTCCGTATCGTGCCGCCATGTCTATCAGGGCGCGCGTGGGAACGATCGAGGACTTGGAGCGAATCTACGCCATCTGGGAGGGCGGGATCGAAAACAGTTTGGGAGGCAAGCCGCCCGACGGTGTGGACTACAAGGCCTACTACCGTGCGCGTCTGGAAGAGTCTAACGAGACTTTTCCATTCTTCGTCGTAGAAAAAGACGGCGTGGTCGTGTCTTGGACCAGCCTGACCCCGTTCCGCGCCAACATCGCGGTGCGTGACAACATGGCGGAGATCAGCGTGTACACGGACCCCGCCTACTGGGGTCAGCCGGTGACCACGCCCGCCGTGGACATGTTGTTCGACCACGCGGACAGGGACCCGAACCTCCAGTTCCTGGTCGCGTTCATCGCCACGACCAACGCGCGCGCCACGGGCCTGGCGCGTCAGTATGGGTTGATCAAGATGCACGAGCTGGCGCCCACCGCGAAGGCACCGAACAACCCGCCGCTGAACCTGTACCTGTACCGCTGCGGCGAGCGCTGAGCCGTTCGCCGCGGGGCGCGTGTGGATCACTCCGGCAACAGGCGCACCGTGGTGAGCGTGTCGGGCTCGATCAGCAGCGTGTCCTCCGCCACCAGCGTCCCGCTCCGGGTCTCGAAGTCGAAGGTGTCGGCGACGAACGCGCGGACGACCATCGTGCCGGGCTCGAGGGCGCGGAAGCCGCCTAGACCCGTCACGTCCGTGACCTCGTTGGCGGGGGCGCTGGCGATGACCACCATGCCGTCGCTGAAGTAGAACGGCGCCGTGTCCTCCCCGATGCTGGCCGGGGTGGTGACCTCGAAGTGGATGTTGGGCGCGTTGACGTCGTTGCAGTCCACCGCGTTGATGGCCACGTCGCCGAACGCAGCGTCCTGCGTGACCGCAGCCTCGGGGTAGATCAGGAACTCACGCACGCCCGTCGTCATGGCTTGGATCGGGAACGGCTCCTCGCGCGTGACGTTGATGGGCTGGCTGAAGTACCAGAGGTAGGGCACCCAGTCCTTGCCCTCGGCGTCGTCCGCGCCGTCGGCGTCCTCGATGCGCAGGTAGCCGTTGAACCCCGCGGAGACGGGAACCACCACCAGGCCAGTCTCGTCCGGGAGGTACGGCGTACCAAAGTCGCACGCCGCGCCGAGCCGCGAGTTGCAGCGCACGACCTGCACGCCCGGGACCTCCTGGCTGCCACCGATGTCGACGATCTGCGCGCGAATCTCCACGGCGGAGCCGTCGCTCATGGGCGGCACCACGTTGCCCACGCAGCGGAGGTCGCGCCCTACGGCAGGCGGCTCGAGCTCCGTGTCCTCGATCCCGATGATCTCGACGCAGCCGACCAGATGGAACCCCAGCAGGATGCCTGGAAGCATGCGCGTCCACTTGGACGCAAGGAGCGACGAGGGGGCGTTCGCGTTCATCAGAAAGACCCTTCCAGGCTGAATCCGCCGCCCTGCCGACCAAAGCGGGGCGTGAAGCGCAGGTTGACGGTGCTGTCGTCCGCGTCCGTGTCGTCCTCGCCGTCATCGCGGCCCGACAAGATCAAGAGGACGATGCCGGTCACGGCGACGGTACCGCCAGCGACGAGCAACCCCGTCCCGATGTTGGCGCGCGTCGCTGCTGTCTCGGCGTCCGCCTGGTCCGTGGCGGTGGCGCAGTAGACACCAGGCGGCAGGTCCGTCCGATCGGGCCGCTCGCGACAGTCGGCGCCATCCCACAGGTTCTTGGCGTTGATCCCGAGCCCGAGGCCCGCACCCAGCGTCGCCACGCCGATCGCGGCCGTCGCCCAGCCCGCGACACGCAGGCCGTTGACCGGCTCGGGAGGCGTGACGGGCACCACCGGCACCTGCGTCAGTGGACGTTCGGGCTCCTCGACCACCGGCGCCAGCTCGAGGGCGGGGACGCGCAGCTCCACGACGCTGCCTTCGCCCGTGGCCACCACGGAGCCCTCCCAAGGGATGTGGCCGGGGGCGCTCGCCTGCACGGGCCACTCACCCGCGTCGATGGGGATGGCGACGCTCCACATCACGTCGTCGAAGGGGCGACCACCGACGTTGACCACCATGCCGCGCACCGGGCGCTCGACGACGACCCGCACGCGGATGAGACGCGGCTCGAGCTCGGCCGCGCGCTGGCGTGCGAGCTGCTCACGCTCCGGCGACCCGCTGCGCCCCGCGAGGGCAGCTGCCTCCAGGAACGTGGCCCACGCGCTGGCGTGGCGACCGGCCTGCTCCCAGCACACGCCGAGGTTGAGCAGCGTGCCCACGGCGACGTCGAGGCGGTTGCTGGCTTCGAACTTGGGGCACGCCTCTTCGTAGTTGCCCTCCTCCATGAGGCGCCGCCCTTCACGGAAGAGCGCCTCGGCGGCAGCCTGAGACCCACTGGTCTGCGCGTCCGCGCGCTGCGGCGCGAACGACAGCGGTACGAGCAGCCCCAGGAGGGCGACCCCAAGAAAAAGGCGGGTGTTCGTCATGACGGCTGGACGATAGTAGTTCAGCGTGGATGTCGTGTCCAAATGTGCGGGGTGAGGCGGGCCATCACGAACCGCCCGAGACGCCATCGCGTGTGGCGCGCGATCCACACGCGCCGCGATGATCAGCCGTCGGGCAGGAAGCGCGCGCGCTCGGCCGGAGAAGGGATCAGGCACAGCTCCTTCTTGCCGAAGAGCTTGTACCGGTTCTTGGCCACACGGTCGTACAGCCAGTTGCGCAAGAAGACCGGGATCACGCGCCCCACCGTCAGCAGCGGCCACGGGAAGCGCAGGTAGCGCACCGCCCGCAGGAACGCGCTCGACTGCGAGTAGGGCACGCCGCGCTCGACGAAGAGCATGGTGTCGATGTCGTCCGGGTCGAGCCCCGCGTAGCGCAGCAGCGCGCGCCCGGTCTCGGTCTGCACGGCCCCGATGCGCAGGTTGGCCTTGGGGTCGTTGCGCAGGATGAAGTGCACCCAGCCACTGCACACGACGCACTCGGCGTCGAACAGGATGACCAGGTCGTCGGGGCCGACGGCCTCGGGCAGCGCGCCATGGATGGGGCGCCTCATGGGGCACACCTCGCGCGCGTGTGGAGATGGAGCATGGCGGGGTCCTCGGCTGGCTAGAACGTGCCCTGCAAGTAGAGCGCATCTCCGGTCATACGCACGTTGAGCGCGACGGAGCGGTCGCGCCGCAGCCGGAGGGCCAGCTGGATGCCGGAGTAGAGGAACACGCCGCCCAGCACGAAGCCGCCCAGGGACGTGCCCATGGCGGCCCAGCGGCGACGGCTGATGCGCTCTTGATCCAGACACGGACAGGTGTTGTTCAGCACGTCGAGGCGGCTCAGCCACCACGGCAGCGCGGCCCCGCCGAGGGCGATCAGCGCGGCGCCCATGACGAGGTGAGAGCGCATGGTGCTGCGCCGCTCGTCCAGGTCGTCGGGCTCGTCGGGCACGGCCGCCCGCTCGGGTGAGACGTCGGGAGGCGAGGGCACGTCGTCCACCAAGGCCGACTGTGTCTCGTGGGGCTCGGGCTCGGGCTCGGGCTGCGGCTCGGGCTCGGGTTCAGGCTCGACCTGCGGCTCGGGCGAACGGATCACGGGGCTGACGGGGTCCTGGGTGGCGGTGGGCGCCTGG from Sandaracinaceae bacterium harbors:
- a CDS encoding GNAT family N-acetyltransferase; this translates as MSIRARVGTIEDLERIYAIWEGGIENSLGGKPPDGVDYKAYYRARLEESNETFPFFVVEKDGVVVSWTSLTPFRANIAVRDNMAEISVYTDPAYWGQPVTTPAVDMLFDHADRDPNLQFLVAFIATTNARATGLARQYGLIKMHELAPTAKAPNNPPLNLYLYRCGER
- a CDS encoding tetratricopeptide repeat protein; this translates as MTNTRLFLGVALLGLLVPLSFAPQRADAQTSGSQAAAEALFREGRRLMEEGNYEEACPKFEASNRLDVAVGTLLNLGVCWEQAGRHASAWATFLEAAALAGRSGSPEREQLARQRAAELEPRLIRVRVVVERPVRGMVVNVGGRPFDDVMWSVAIPIDAGEWPVQASAPGHIPWEGSVVATGEGSVVELRVPALELAPVVEEPERPLTQVPVVPVTPPEPVNGLRVAGWATAAIGVATLGAGLGLGINAKNLWDGADCRERPDRTDLPPGVYCATATDQADAETAATRANIGTGLLVAGGTVAVTGIVLLILSGRDDGEDDTDADDSTVNLRFTPRFGRQGGGFSLEGSF
- a CDS encoding thiol-disulfide oxidoreductase DCC family protein, which gives rise to MRRPIHGALPEAVGPDDLVILFDAECVVCSGWVHFILRNDPKANLRIGAVQTETGRALLRYAGLDPDDIDTMLFVERGVPYSQSSAFLRAVRYLRFPWPLLTVGRVIPVFLRNWLYDRVAKNRYKLFGKKELCLIPSPAERARFLPDG